In Shouchella patagoniensis, the following are encoded in one genomic region:
- a CDS encoding methionine biosynthesis PLP-dependent protein, which produces MQKHEASILAQIGNRRTDTTGAVNAPVYFSTAYRHTGIGESTGYDYARTGNPTREVLEEAIAELECGERGFATSSGMAAIQIVFSLFEQGDHIICSKDLYGGTYRLFEGGWKRWGLTFDYVDPRDIDTVNKLITNKTKAIFIETPTNPLMQEAPINKLAHLARENQVLLIVDNTFLTPLLQKPLVEGADIVVHSATKYLGGHNDVVAGLIVANGTTVCDQLAYYQNGAGGILSAFDSWLLIRGMKTLALRMAKHEENAKQVVKALEKEEAVSEVMYPGRGGMLSFRVKDEKWINPILQNLKLISFAESLGGVESLMTYPATQTHADIPEKVRIANGVDNCLLRFSVGIEHGEDLIADLLQAIKIARSY; this is translated from the coding sequence ATGCAGAAACATGAAGCTTCTATTTTGGCGCAAATCGGAAATCGACGTACTGACACTACAGGAGCTGTAAACGCACCTGTTTATTTTTCAACAGCTTATCGTCACACGGGAATTGGTGAGTCAACTGGTTATGATTATGCCCGTACGGGTAATCCGACTCGAGAAGTATTGGAAGAAGCAATTGCAGAGCTCGAATGTGGGGAGAGAGGCTTTGCAACTAGTTCAGGCATGGCTGCTATTCAAATTGTTTTCTCATTATTTGAGCAGGGAGACCATATTATTTGTTCAAAAGATCTTTATGGAGGTACATATCGATTATTCGAAGGGGGCTGGAAAAGGTGGGGATTAACGTTTGATTACGTAGACCCAAGAGATATTGATACAGTCAATAAATTAATTACGAATAAAACAAAAGCGATATTTATTGAAACCCCAACTAACCCTTTAATGCAAGAGGCTCCTATTAACAAACTTGCTCACTTGGCGAGGGAAAATCAAGTGCTTTTAATTGTTGATAATACGTTTCTTACACCTTTATTACAGAAACCATTAGTAGAAGGGGCCGATATTGTTGTTCATTCAGCGACGAAGTATCTTGGAGGGCACAACGATGTTGTAGCTGGATTAATTGTCGCTAATGGAACGACTGTATGTGATCAGTTAGCCTACTACCAAAATGGTGCAGGAGGTATTTTAAGTGCCTTTGATTCTTGGTTGTTAATACGGGGTATGAAGACACTCGCATTAAGAATGGCGAAGCACGAAGAGAATGCGAAGCAAGTGGTAAAGGCTTTAGAAAAAGAAGAAGCTGTTAGTGAAGTAATGTATCCTGGTCGTGGTGGAATGCTCTCATTTCGCGTCAAAGACGAAAAGTGGATTAACCCAATATTGCAAAATTTGAAGCTTATCTCTTTTGCGGAGAGCTTAGGTGGTGTTGAGAGTCTAATGACATATCCAGCTACTCAAACTCATGCGGATATTCCAGAGAAGGTACGAATAGCAAACGGTGTTGATAATTGTTTGTTACGATTCTCTGTGGGAATTGAGCATGGTGAAGATCTTATAGCGGATTTGCTCCAAGCAATAAAAATAGCAAGAAGCTATTAG
- the aroD gene encoding type I 3-dehydroquinate dehydratase, with protein sequence MEFNRPRKILEAKGITLGCGKPKICIPIVGENVRELLVEIDQLPNEACDIVEWRVDFLEKCEQVDHVLETLSQVRNAIKDKPLIFTFRNKKEGGQRQLTDERYFSLLTAVVHSRLVEYIDIELAKAEKDVRAFITTAHKCGCYVIVSNHEFTKTPTKEIMTSRLLRAIDLGADVPKLAVMPQNSADVLSLLEVTLSISEKSPVPIVTMAMGKLGALSRVSGSVFGSAMTFAAGKKPSAPGQFSAIELKRVLNVLEDERQ encoded by the coding sequence ATGGAATTCAATCGACCAAGAAAAATACTTGAAGCTAAAGGTATCACATTAGGTTGTGGCAAACCTAAAATCTGTATCCCTATTGTAGGTGAAAACGTTAGAGAATTGTTAGTAGAGATTGATCAATTACCTAATGAGGCATGTGACATTGTGGAATGGCGCGTCGATTTTCTTGAAAAATGTGAGCAAGTGGATCACGTTTTGGAGACTTTATCCCAGGTTAGAAATGCAATTAAAGATAAACCGCTCATTTTTACTTTTAGAAATAAAAAAGAAGGTGGGCAAAGACAACTAACGGATGAACGTTACTTCTCTTTATTGACAGCGGTTGTTCATTCTCGTCTTGTGGAGTACATAGATATCGAGTTGGCTAAAGCAGAAAAAGATGTTCGGGCATTCATTACTACTGCACATAAGTGTGGATGTTATGTGATTGTATCAAATCATGAATTTACAAAGACGCCAACAAAGGAAATTATGACTTCGAGATTATTAAGGGCAATTGATTTAGGTGCGGATGTTCCAAAACTAGCAGTCATGCCACAAAACTCAGCAGATGTTCTTTCTTTGCTCGAAGTAACACTATCTATATCGGAGAAGTCACCCGTTCCTATCGTGACTATGGCAATGGGAAAACTAGGCGCGCTTTCAAGGGTAAGCGGGAGTGTGTTTGGTTCTGCAATGACATTTGCAGCTGGTAAAAAACCATCTGCCCCTGGACAATTTTCTGCAATTGAATTAAAAAGAGTTTTAAATGTGTTAGAAGACGAAAGACAATGA
- the prsW gene encoding glutamic-type intramembrane protease PrsW, which produces MFSLIIAALAPAMALFSYVYLRDSFSKSAMYLVLRIFIIGALLVVPISVIQFAFTEEGVFTHSFTKAFVLYGLIEEGLKWLMLFVFAYQHGHLKRPSDGILFGVSISFGFATVENALYMVAYGLENMIPRALMPTTAHAVYGIVMGYYIGQAKYNQKRKMAFLLLSASLPMLLHGLYDFILMDFGHYFLFAMVPFMIALWLLAIWKLKKASKLNS; this is translated from the coding sequence TTGTTTTCCTTAATTATTGCAGCGTTAGCTCCAGCTATGGCATTATTCTCGTACGTCTATTTACGTGATTCCTTTAGCAAGTCCGCTATGTATTTAGTACTCAGAATTTTTATTATTGGTGCGCTCCTCGTTGTCCCGATCTCTGTTATTCAGTTTGCGTTTACGGAGGAAGGGGTATTTACGCACTCTTTTACGAAAGCCTTTGTGCTTTACGGATTGATTGAAGAAGGGTTAAAATGGCTGATGCTGTTTGTATTTGCTTATCAGCATGGGCACCTTAAGCGGCCAAGTGATGGGATTTTATTTGGTGTTTCCATTTCTTTTGGTTTTGCAACTGTTGAAAATGCGCTTTATATGGTTGCGTATGGGTTAGAGAATATGATTCCCCGTGCTTTAATGCCAACAACGGCACATGCTGTTTATGGGATTGTGATGGGCTATTATATTGGACAAGCTAAATACAACCAAAAAAGAAAGATGGCTTTTCTGCTCTTATCTGCATCTCTTCCTATGTTACTGCATGGTCTTTATGATTTTATCTTAATGGATTTTGGGCATTATTTTTTATTTGCCATGGTCCCTTTTATGATCGCATTATGGTTATTAGCGATTTGGAAATTAAAAAAGGCTAGCAAATTAAACAGCTAG
- a CDS encoding asparaginase, whose amino-acid sequence MRHVMLLTTGGTIASTTNESGKLVAGELTGEELVELCGLPSDIKVSIRSVLQKPSVHINTNDWLLLKMEIDEAFSDSSVDGIVVTHGTDTLEETAYFLGLTNVDDRPVVVTGSQRGPEQTGSDSYMNLRHAVYAACEPDLRGTGCVVVFNERIFAARYVKKEHASNLQGFNAFGFGYLGIIDNDVIFTYQKPVKREMYQIVMEDLLEIGIAKVYLGMSAATLRAILQTVDGLVIEGVGRGQVPPALVQPIRSAIEEGKPVIMTTSSEEGKVYPTYEYDGSAHQLEQLGVILGSDYDSKKARIKALVLLASKQPLENGFI is encoded by the coding sequence ATGCGTCATGTTATGTTACTTACAACTGGTGGAACGATCGCAAGTACAACGAATGAAAGTGGCAAATTAGTTGCGGGCGAATTAACGGGGGAAGAGTTAGTCGAACTCTGTGGGCTACCCTCTGATATAAAAGTATCAATTCGGTCTGTCTTACAAAAACCGAGTGTTCATATTAATACGAATGATTGGTTGCTTTTAAAAATGGAAATTGATGAAGCTTTTTCCGATTCATCGGTTGATGGTATTGTAGTGACACACGGGACTGATACGTTGGAAGAGACTGCTTATTTTTTGGGTTTAACGAATGTAGATGATCGTCCAGTTGTTGTGACTGGATCACAGCGAGGTCCAGAACAAACAGGTAGCGATTCATACATGAATTTGCGCCATGCAGTTTATGCCGCATGTGAACCTGATTTAAGAGGGACAGGCTGTGTAGTCGTTTTTAATGAACGAATTTTTGCTGCCCGATATGTAAAAAAAGAACATGCCTCAAATTTACAAGGTTTTAATGCCTTTGGTTTTGGTTATTTAGGTATTATTGACAACGATGTGATATTTACGTATCAGAAACCTGTTAAGCGGGAAATGTATCAAATAGTGATGGAAGATCTACTTGAAATTGGTATTGCAAAAGTTTATTTAGGGATGAGTGCAGCCACACTACGTGCCATTTTACAAACGGTGGATGGGTTAGTTATTGAAGGTGTGGGCAGAGGACAAGTACCACCTGCTTTAGTTCAACCGATTCGATCTGCAATTGAAGAGGGGAAACCGGTTATTATGACAACTTCTTCTGAAGAAGGAAAAGTGTATCCTACTTATGAATACGATGGTAGTGCCCATCAACTCGAACAGTTAGGGGTTATATTAGGATCGGATTATGACAGCAAAAAAGCTCGAATTAAGGCTTTAGTGTTACTTGCTTCAAAACAACCTCTAGAAAATGGGTTTATTTAG
- a CDS encoding YpdA family putative bacillithiol disulfide reductase codes for MNCQYIKRVVFLIDVLIIGGGPCGLAAAIACEEKGFSTIIIEKENIVHSIHRYPTHQTFFSTSERLEIGGVPFIVEERKPHRNQALVYYRSVAKRKGLSIRAFEKVLNIDREVNGTFTVYTTKEELKANYVIVATGYYDSPNMMGIPGEDHSRVMHYFKEAHPYFDHHVVVIGGKNSAVDAVLELEKAGAHVTMLYRGADYSPSVKSWILPELVSLVRNEKVKLVFNATINEITDTHVVYETEKEQHQERADFVFAMTGYHPDHTFIRGLGVLVDEATGKPHYHQETMETNIPGLFVAGVIAAGNNANEIFIENGREHGSLIANAIANR; via the coding sequence ATGAACTGTCAATACATAAAAAGGGTGGTTTTTTTGATAGATGTTCTAATTATTGGTGGTGGACCATGTGGACTTGCGGCTGCAATTGCATGTGAAGAGAAAGGGTTCTCGACCATTATAATAGAAAAAGAAAATATCGTTCATTCTATTCATCGATATCCAACGCACCAAACGTTCTTTAGTACAAGTGAGCGTTTGGAAATTGGTGGGGTTCCATTTATTGTAGAAGAGCGTAAGCCTCATCGAAACCAGGCTTTAGTTTACTACCGTTCAGTTGCGAAGCGAAAAGGGTTATCCATTCGAGCTTTTGAAAAAGTTCTTAATATTGATCGGGAAGTGAATGGGACGTTTACGGTTTATACAACAAAAGAAGAATTAAAAGCTAATTATGTAATCGTCGCGACAGGTTATTATGACTCGCCAAACATGATGGGAATTCCAGGTGAAGATCACAGCCGTGTCATGCATTATTTTAAAGAAGCACATCCTTACTTTGACCATCATGTTGTAGTTATTGGCGGGAAAAATTCCGCTGTAGATGCAGTGCTTGAGTTGGAAAAGGCTGGGGCACATGTCACGATGCTGTACCGAGGAGCAGATTATTCTCCAAGTGTGAAATCGTGGATATTACCTGAACTTGTTTCGCTTGTTCGTAATGAAAAAGTAAAGCTTGTTTTTAATGCCACAATTAATGAAATTACTGATACGCACGTTGTATATGAAACAGAAAAAGAACAACATCAGGAGCGCGCTGACTTTGTGTTTGCAATGACAGGCTACCATCCAGACCACACGTTTATTAGAGGGCTTGGTGTGCTAGTCGATGAAGCTACGGGCAAACCTCATTATCACCAAGAAACAATGGAGACCAACATTCCAGGTTTATTTGTTGCTGGTGTGATTGCTGCTGGGAACAATGCAAATGAAATTTTTATAGAGAATGGCAGAGAACATGGATCTTTGATCGCAAATGCGATAGCGAATAGATAA
- a CDS encoding Glu/Leu/Phe/Val family dehydrogenase, which yields MDESASRADKLDVLVSTQSIIYTALEKLGYPEEMYELLKEPIRMMTVRIPVRMDDGSTKIFTGYRAQHNDAVGPTKGGVRFHPDVTETEVKALSIWMSLKAGIVNLPYGGGKGGIVCDPRKMSFREVERLSRGYVRAISQIVGPTKDIPAPDVFTNSQIMAWMLDEYSRIREFDSPNFITGKPLVLGGSHGRESATAKGVTICVTEAAKKQGIDIDGAKVIIQGFGNAGSFLAKFLADAGALVVGIADAYGALYDENGLDIDYLLDRRDSFGTVTKLFKDTISNEELLEKECDILVPAAIENQITSKNAAQIKASIVVEAANGPTTLEATKILSERGILLVPDVLASAGGVTVSYFEWVQNNQGYYWSDEEVEGKLHTVLVDAFEHIYQLAKRRKVDMRLSAYMVGVRRMAEASRFRGWV from the coding sequence ATGGACGAAAGCGCAAGTAGAGCGGATAAACTGGATGTTCTCGTATCAACACAATCCATTATATATACGGCTCTTGAAAAGCTTGGATATCCAGAAGAGATGTACGAGCTTCTTAAAGAACCGATTCGAATGATGACTGTTCGTATTCCGGTTCGAATGGATGACGGTTCAACAAAAATTTTTACAGGATATAGAGCCCAACATAATGACGCTGTTGGTCCGACTAAAGGTGGTGTTCGGTTCCACCCAGATGTCACTGAAACTGAAGTAAAGGCATTATCAATTTGGATGAGCTTAAAAGCAGGCATTGTCAATCTGCCATACGGTGGAGGAAAAGGTGGAATTGTTTGTGATCCTAGAAAAATGTCTTTTCGTGAAGTAGAACGATTAAGCAGGGGATATGTTCGGGCAATTAGTCAAATTGTGGGTCCAACAAAAGATATTCCTGCTCCAGATGTATTTACAAATTCGCAAATTATGGCGTGGATGCTTGATGAGTACAGTAGAATTCGTGAATTTGATTCGCCTAATTTTATTACAGGTAAGCCCCTTGTACTAGGAGGTTCCCACGGTAGGGAATCTGCAACTGCTAAGGGAGTAACCATCTGTGTAACTGAAGCAGCGAAAAAGCAAGGCATCGATATAGATGGAGCTAAAGTAATTATCCAAGGGTTTGGTAATGCTGGTAGTTTCTTAGCAAAATTTTTAGCTGATGCTGGAGCGCTTGTTGTTGGGATTGCTGATGCATATGGAGCTCTCTATGATGAAAATGGATTAGATATTGATTATTTACTCGATCGACGTGATAGCTTTGGGACTGTAACTAAATTGTTTAAAGACACGATTTCAAACGAAGAGTTGCTAGAAAAAGAATGTGACATACTTGTTCCAGCTGCAATAGAGAATCAAATTACTTCAAAAAATGCCGCGCAAATAAAAGCGTCAATCGTTGTGGAAGCAGCTAATGGTCCTACTACGCTTGAAGCGACGAAGATCTTATCTGAACGAGGAATCTTATTAGTTCCTGATGTTCTCGCAAGCGCTGGTGGAGTTACTGTTTCGTATTTTGAATGGGTTCAAAATAATCAAGGCTATTATTGGTCGGATGAAGAGGTTGAAGGAAAGCTGCACACAGTCTTGGTAGATGCGTTTGAGCATATTTATCAATTGGCTAAACGAAGAAAAGTCGATATGAGGTTATCGGCTTATATGGTCGGGGTGCGCAGAATGGCGGAGGCGTCTCGATTCCGTGGATGGGTGTAA
- a CDS encoding LolA family protein: MNNKLVWLCICVLAALNGCAFASLDATATLQEAFNEEEEVGSYELILESKGGIREHFLVLNKDVQRIDYIIEEELIIGQYYIDGVLYEKDYEGLEIVKYEDEHYPSPKELFMAEMEHLLIDHNIELIGDDKLLGRDVFRLMFQQEERADESAELWVDKESFVILKMITNNEVHSEAVFFQLDPSFEDEQFIAEDDLFTLLRNDDAYSPIRFENIKDLYEKPMFLPEKEHNGWTLTESLSIDNGQKTSLKLTFEDENGKELELLIRDENEGLQFESSGETEIIRENEVFFTWQPSFHSAYWSEEGYQYILFTKRDLEISEAVLFIETMVMQ, from the coding sequence ATGAATAATAAGCTTGTCTGGCTGTGCATTTGTGTGTTAGCAGCTTTGAATGGTTGTGCGTTTGCTTCCCTTGACGCAACTGCAACTTTACAAGAGGCTTTTAATGAAGAGGAAGAAGTTGGTTCATATGAACTAATCTTAGAATCAAAAGGTGGAATTAGAGAACATTTTCTTGTTCTTAACAAGGATGTTCAAAGAATTGATTACATAATAGAGGAAGAGTTGATTATCGGCCAGTATTATATTGATGGTGTGTTGTACGAAAAAGATTATGAGGGATTGGAAATTGTAAAATATGAAGATGAACATTATCCGTCTCCGAAAGAATTATTTATGGCAGAAATGGAGCATTTACTTATAGACCACAATATTGAACTAATTGGTGACGACAAGCTCCTTGGGCGAGACGTGTTTAGACTGATGTTTCAACAAGAAGAAAGAGCAGACGAAAGTGCAGAGTTATGGGTCGATAAAGAATCATTTGTCATCCTCAAGATGATTACAAATAATGAGGTTCATTCAGAGGCTGTGTTTTTCCAACTAGACCCCTCGTTCGAGGATGAACAATTCATAGCCGAAGATGATTTATTTACTCTCTTACGAAACGATGATGCGTATAGCCCAATTCGTTTTGAAAATATTAAGGATTTGTATGAAAAACCAATGTTTCTTCCAGAGAAAGAACATAATGGCTGGACTTTAACAGAGTCATTGTCTATAGATAATGGTCAAAAAACATCACTTAAGTTAACTTTTGAGGATGAAAATGGAAAGGAATTAGAGTTACTTATTAGAGATGAAAACGAGGGTTTACAGTTTGAATCAAGCGGAGAGACGGAAATAATACGGGAGAATGAGGTGTTTTTTACTTGGCAACCATCTTTTCATTCTGCTTATTGGAGTGAAGAAGGTTATCAATATATCCTTTTTACTAAACGAGACCTGGAGATAAGTGAAGCAGTACTTTTCATAGAAACAATGGTAATGCAATAA
- a CDS encoding sensor histidine kinase — protein sequence MKLRGQLNLLLIVTALVPFVTTSLFTYQVNQAAKGQTNAYMESLITAKSINKTINHHSMEYESSPSELVHKALQQSKMDVQLALYSKDRTLLYQSEGKGTFPRHLRPAEMLSNLYELQSQESWYVYKEPIYLNDQIIGYSELRFDQNKIEEEAAEIYTLTVLFFILISGVTLFIVHHWFNRNMIKPFGWMHKEMQEVALGKRDVKVDARRGKNEVGQLLDDFALMTSQIRETEIMRQSQEENKRKLIASISHDLKTPLTSIRAYAEGMQIHSEKRDDYAKVILSKSAYMQRLLEDLLVYSQLQATSFHLTTKRVDAEELAELLFDGYKEQWQEFNMTVSIQIDPVELNADVDRLIQVVDNLVMNAVRYSPSGGEIKLMATNRSDLIPAYVEERKKGYVYFFVIDEGKGIPSGAQNKIFESFYQVEQARSQDNGNGVGLGLAICRELILKHEGEIHVYSNPPNGSSFYFLLPSVNEALEGGEV from the coding sequence ATGAAATTAAGAGGTCAATTAAATCTATTGTTGATTGTTACAGCGCTTGTACCATTTGTTACGACTAGTTTGTTCACATATCAAGTAAACCAAGCAGCGAAAGGTCAAACGAATGCATATATGGAATCGTTAATAACGGCAAAAAGTATCAATAAAACGATTAACCATCATTCAATGGAGTACGAGTCATCGCCATCCGAATTGGTTCATAAAGCATTACAGCAAAGTAAAATGGATGTTCAGTTAGCTCTCTATTCTAAAGATCGAACGCTTTTATATCAATCTGAAGGAAAAGGAACTTTTCCTAGGCATTTACGCCCGGCAGAAATGTTAAGTAATTTATATGAATTACAATCTCAAGAGAGTTGGTATGTGTATAAAGAACCGATCTATTTAAATGATCAAATAATTGGCTATTCAGAACTCCGTTTTGATCAAAACAAGATCGAAGAAGAGGCAGCTGAAATTTATACGTTAACTGTCTTATTTTTTATACTGATCAGCGGTGTTACATTATTCATTGTTCACCATTGGTTTAATCGTAATATGATTAAGCCATTCGGCTGGATGCATAAAGAGATGCAAGAAGTTGCTTTGGGAAAACGTGATGTTAAGGTTGATGCAAGAAGAGGGAAAAATGAAGTGGGGCAATTGCTAGATGATTTCGCACTCATGACCTCTCAAATAAGAGAAACAGAAATCATGCGGCAATCCCAAGAGGAAAACAAACGGAAATTAATTGCTTCAATCTCTCATGACCTTAAGACGCCGTTAACATCGATTCGTGCATATGCAGAAGGTATGCAAATTCATTCAGAGAAGCGAGATGACTATGCAAAAGTCATCTTATCAAAGTCTGCGTATATGCAACGTTTACTCGAAGATTTACTTGTTTATTCTCAACTTCAAGCAACAAGTTTTCACTTAACAACAAAGCGAGTAGATGCAGAAGAGTTGGCAGAACTGCTATTTGACGGATATAAAGAGCAGTGGCAAGAATTTAATATGACTGTAAGTATTCAAATTGACCCGGTAGAACTGAATGCGGACGTTGATCGGCTAATTCAAGTGGTAGATAATCTTGTTATGAATGCTGTAAGGTATTCCCCAAGTGGCGGAGAAATTAAACTTATGGCAACAAATAGAAGTGATTTGATACCTGCTTATGTGGAAGAAAGAAAAAAAGGATACGTGTATTTTTTTGTGATCGATGAGGGGAAAGGAATTCCATCGGGGGCACAGAATAAGATTTTTGAATCTTTTTACCAAGTTGAACAAGCAAGAAGTCAAGATAATGGAAACGGAGTTGGCCTTGGACTAGCAATTTGTCGCGAACTAATCCTAAAACACGAAGGAGAGATTCATGTTTATTCGAATCCCCCAAATGGAAGTTCATTTTATTTCTTGCTACCAAGTGTGAATGAAGCATTGGAGGGGGGAGAGGTATGA
- a CDS encoding response regulator transcription factor, whose amino-acid sequence MAILLIEDDPSIAQIMIDYLENESFQLTWCKDGQSGYDAFSKDTYELIIVDLMLPKLDGFLLCKQIREQSDVPVIVVSAKASDYDKVYSLEIGADDYVTKPFSPLELVARVKAQIRRYQKKVCPKVSNCMVFQDVEIDRRGRRVTVGDELIGMTAKEYELFVYLAENPGHVFTKEDLYTKVWNGDSFDSRTVTVHIKNVRHKLKDGKKHPKYIETVWGVGYKFIGLPGK is encoded by the coding sequence ATGGCTATTTTATTGATTGAAGACGATCCATCAATTGCTCAAATTATGATCGATTATTTAGAAAACGAATCTTTTCAATTGACGTGGTGCAAAGACGGTCAATCCGGTTACGATGCTTTTTCGAAAGATACATACGAGTTAATTATTGTTGATTTAATGTTACCAAAATTGGATGGTTTTTTACTATGTAAACAAATTAGGGAACAATCGGATGTACCTGTTATTGTTGTTAGTGCCAAAGCAAGCGATTACGACAAAGTTTATAGCTTAGAGATTGGTGCGGATGATTATGTGACAAAACCGTTTAGTCCATTAGAGTTAGTAGCCCGCGTAAAAGCGCAGATTCGGCGCTATCAGAAAAAAGTGTGTCCAAAAGTGTCTAATTGCATGGTTTTTCAAGATGTTGAAATTGACAGAAGAGGAAGACGGGTCACGGTTGGTGATGAATTGATTGGTATGACGGCAAAAGAGTATGAGCTATTTGTTTATTTAGCGGAAAATCCAGGGCATGTGTTCACAAAAGAAGATTTATATACAAAAGTTTGGAACGGTGATAGCTTTGACAGCCGAACAGTAACTGTACACATTAAAAATGTACGCCATAAATTAAAGGATGGTAAAAAGCACCCCAAGTATATCGAAACCGTATGGGGTGTAGGCTATAAATTTATTGGTCTGCCAGGAAAATGA
- a CDS encoding genetic competence negative regulator, with amino-acid sequence MRLERLAIDKFKVFLTYDDMNERGITKEDLWQDVPKVHDLFRDMMLEADDELGFKVDGPIAVEVFAMPAQGMVFIVTKGTQADDFDSDDYEEGFIEMQLTLDEIDEVFYEFASFEDVIGLVSRLYSIGIEGGELYSYQNRFFLKFGEEELEEVNESALIAILSEFGNPATTSFYRIYEYGKSLMRSHTVKSLYDIFYKK; translated from the coding sequence ATGCGTCTGGAACGTTTGGCAATTGATAAATTTAAAGTATTTTTAACGTATGATGATATGAACGAACGTGGAATTACAAAAGAAGATTTATGGCAAGATGTCCCCAAAGTCCATGATTTGTTCCGAGACATGATGCTTGAAGCAGACGACGAATTAGGGTTTAAAGTAGATGGTCCTATAGCTGTGGAAGTGTTTGCGATGCCTGCACAAGGCATGGTTTTTATCGTTACAAAAGGTACGCAAGCTGACGACTTTGACTCTGATGACTATGAAGAAGGCTTCATTGAGATGCAATTAACGCTTGATGAAATTGATGAAGTTTTTTATGAGTTTGCTTCTTTTGAAGATGTAATTGGACTTGTATCAAGATTGTATTCGATTGGTATCGAAGGCGGGGAATTATATTCTTATCAGAATCGTTTTTTCTTGAAATTTGGAGAAGAAGAACTTGAAGAAGTAAATGAATCTGCTCTTATAGCGATCTTGTCGGAATTTGGCAATCCAGCAACAACCTCATTTTACCGAATTTATGAATACGGAAAAAGTTTGATGCGGTCGCATACCGTTAAATCATTATATGATATCTTTTATAAAAAGTAG
- a CDS encoding MerR family transcriptional regulator: MTFKEGKYNIKAVSKKLGIRPGTLRAWERRYQVICPDRNESGHRLYTEKHIAVLQWLIEKVNEGFTIKQAVELKEASVFNESVELAQVQKSNFIEQLAEKIAESLLDFDERTAQDLLNQAYSLYSIDRVTIELFGLIKNFTETSLKGGIKTRAHQQFCQDFLEMKISAVSLTLPIDATMPRALLSCGPNEEDALLLRMFSFYLKRKGMEVICIGAGISDQDVEFIRKQWSPDLFVLSCMATENIKASVCLMETLINMDSKVLVGLVGTGFTQLHDSDKQELAPLFIGKSRADWELWLEQSGFVK; the protein is encoded by the coding sequence ATGACCTTTAAAGAAGGGAAGTATAACATTAAGGCTGTATCAAAAAAACTTGGTATCCGTCCAGGTACACTCCGTGCTTGGGAAAGAAGATACCAAGTCATTTGTCCGGATAGAAACGAGAGCGGACATCGATTGTATACAGAGAAGCATATTGCCGTTCTTCAGTGGCTTATTGAAAAAGTAAATGAAGGGTTTACAATTAAACAAGCGGTGGAACTAAAGGAAGCAAGCGTTTTTAATGAAAGCGTGGAACTTGCACAAGTTCAAAAATCAAATTTCATTGAGCAATTGGCAGAAAAAATTGCAGAATCATTACTTGATTTTGATGAACGGACAGCTCAGGATTTGCTGAACCAAGCGTATAGCTTGTATTCAATTGATCGAGTCACAATTGAATTGTTTGGATTGATTAAAAACTTTACTGAAACCTCTTTAAAAGGTGGTATAAAAACAAGGGCTCATCAACAGTTTTGCCAAGACTTCTTAGAGATGAAGATTTCTGCGGTCTCCCTTACCCTTCCAATCGACGCGACGATGCCAAGAGCATTGTTAAGTTGTGGACCAAATGAGGAAGATGCATTATTACTTCGAATGTTTTCGTTTTATCTAAAGCGAAAAGGAATGGAAGTTATTTGCATTGGAGCAGGAATTTCAGATCAGGATGTGGAATTTATTAGGAAGCAATGGAGCCCTGATCTTTTTGTGCTTTCTTGTATGGCAACAGAAAATATTAAGGCTAGCGTATGTTTAATGGAGACATTGATTAATATGGACTCAAAGGTACTTGTGGGTCTTGTTGGAACAGGGTTTACCCAATTACATGATAGTGATAAACAAGAGTTGGCTCCTTTATTTATTGGGAAATCCAGAGCAGATTGGGAACTCTGGCTTGAACAATCGGGTTTCGTTAAATAA